From the genome of Mucilaginibacter paludis DSM 18603:
AAATAAATTGGGATAGGCGCCGGATCCATTCCCGGGTTTTCCGGAAGCAGACGGATCGATTTTAGCACCTGCCGCACGCAAAAGATCGCGAATAAGGCCGTACGCATGATTGCCATCCAGCAGCCGGGCCCAGAAATTGATTTTCCATGCCAGGCTCCACCCTGTTCCTTCGTCTCCACGCAGTTCCAAAGTTTTTTTTGCCGCCTCGGCAAAATCGGGGGTGGTTAAGGGTGATATTTCACGGCCGGGGTGTAAGCCAAATAAATGAGAAACATGCCGGTGATGCGGGTCAACGTCTTCCCAATCCTTATACCACTCCTGCAGGTTTCCTTTTTTTCCGATATGCAGCGGAAATAACTTAGCTCTTTTGGCGATAATCAGGTCCCGAAAATCCCGATCCGTATTCAGCACATTGCAGGCTTCTATCACGTTGGTAAACAAATCCCAAATGATCGACATATCCATCGTGGTAGCTATCGATACACTACCTTCATGTCCCCTATCGTCGATAAAATCATTCTCGGGCGATACGGATGGCGCGGTAACTAACAGGCCATCTTTATTTTCAACCAGCCAGCTTAAACAAAACTGCGCGGCCCCTTTCATTAACGGGTATGCGGTATCTTTTAAAAACAGCTTGTCGCCGGTAAACTGGTAGTGTGTCCACAAATGCTGGCTCAGCCAGGGCGAGCCCATCGACCAATTGGCCCATTTGGGGTCCCCGCGCTTATCACCCACCGGGTTTGACAGCGCCCATATATCACTGTTATGGTGCACGGCCCATCCTTCAGCATGATAAAACTCTTTTGCCGTGGCCTTACCCGTTACGGCCAAATGTTTAATTTGCTCAAATAAAGGCTCATTAAGTTCGGATAAATTGGTCATTTCTGATGGCCAATAATTCATTTGGGTATTGATGTTGGTGGTAAAATTGGAGCTCCATGGTGGGCGTACAATATTGTTCCAGATGCCTTGTAAATTGGCAGCTGCGCCACCAGGCCTTGAGCACGATATGAGCAAATATCTGCCATAATTATAATATAATGTCTCGAGCGCCGGATCTTTCGTTCCCCGGGTATAGCCTATTAAACGCTCATCGGTGGGCAGTAAGGCATTGGTATTATCTTTAGGAGCGGCAAGGTTAAAGGTTACCCGGTTATAATAGCGATGATAATCTGCTAAATGTGCATCGAAAAGTGATTGCCAGTCTTTTTTCAAAGCAGTATTCAAGTATTGTGTCGCTATTCTAACCTCATCTTGCCCATCCTTGTCTGGCGATTTATCAAAGCCGTTAAAGCTTGTAGCAGCAGAAAGGAACAAAATAATATCCGATCCGTTTTTTACCGATAAGCCGCTTGTGTCGGTAGTTATGGTGCCATTACCCACTGCCTTCAACAAAAGGGCATAGCGCATACCTTGTTTTCCTGTTGAATCCTGGTAAATAACAGGTGTTTTATTATAATTGACATAGCTTGGATCGGCATGCAGAGGCGCATGGCCCAGCATGGCTATTTGGCTTCCGTTGATCACCGAGTTTCCAAATTTAAGCTGACTTTTAGTGGATACTTTAAAATTTAACTGACCGGGCTTACTGGCCTTAAGGCGTATTACAATCACCTGGTCGGGTGCCGAAATAAACATCTGGCGGGTAAATTGCGTACCATCTATAGTAAACCTTGTTGTTGAAACAGCATCGCTAATATCCAGATCTCGGTAATATGCTGAAGGCGAAGCCTCCTTAAACTTCTGGCTGATCATCACATCCCCCAGGGGCTCAAAAGATTCTGAATAAACACCCTGCATTTTACGGGCAAGCGCAGCAGCCTTTACGTAGTTTTCCTCTTTCAGCAATGCCTCACGCGTTTGTAGCAAATAGCTGTATGCATCTGGGTTAACATTATGTTTCACCGGGCCGCCAGACCATAATGTACCTTCATTGAGTTGGATCAGCTCTTGGTCAACGCGGCCGAATATCATGGCACCTAAACGCCCGTTTCCCAGTGGCAAAGCTTCTGTCCATACTTTAGCCGGATGGCTATACCATAATTTACTGCTGTTTTGAGCAAAAGAAGAAAAGGATAAAACGGCAAAGGCCATTATTAGCTTATACTTTATGGGCATCATTATTTAGAGTTTAGTAAACCGTTAAATAACAAATATATTTCGAAATACTCACCATCGCTATTGTTTAAACTTAAAAATCAGCCACCCAACATCAAAAGGATACAGGTGTAATAAAAATGTTACTTTTCATTTTGTTTTCATCCTGCGCCAAGATATTAGCCAGCACATTAACACATACAAAAATTAAATATGGAACGTAAAAGCTTTTTAAAAACTTTTGCCATAGCAGCCGCTACCGGGCCTATGGTATTGGAGGCCTGCAAAAAAAACTCTGGAAGCGATGATACAACTACAACAAGCACAGTTAACAGCGATGAAACCCCTACGGAAACTGAAGGCCCCTATCCATACGTGGGAGGCGAGGTTAACAACCCGCTGCAAAGAGCCGACGTTACCGACGGTCAAACCGGCGTAGCACTTAATCTTATCCTTACGGTTATTAATGTAAATAGTAGTAAAGCTGTTGTGCCTAATGTACGGGTAGATATGTGGCAGTGTAATAAAGATGGCTATTACTCCGGCTATGCAAATCAGCCCGGTATTTTAGGTACGCAAAGTTATGTTGGCAAAACCTGGTTGAGAGGTTATCAACTATCAGACACCAATGGACAAGTTAAATTTACTACTATTTATCCAGGATGGTACGCAGGCCGCGCCACGCATATCCACCTGGAAATATTCATCAACGGGGTATTGAAAAAAACAGCGCAAATGGCATTTCCCGAAACCGTATCGGATGTTGTTTACGTAAGTAGCCTTTACTCGGCTCATGGTATCAACACAACACGGAATGCGAGCGATAGTGTTTTTGGCGATTCGGCCAGCGACCTGGCTAAAGAAACTTTAAGCTTATCCGGAAGTATTTCTGCGGGTTATACGGGTATTTACACTATAGGGTTGGCACTGTAAAAAAGTCAACATTAACACTACTATAATTATAAAAATGGCTAAAGCATTGATTAAGCTTGCTTACAAACAAGTTATTGACTCATCTGCAAGCAGTGATTTTGAGAGGAGCGTATTTTCCACGTCGTATCAAGAATTTTTGATGAAATCACAAGCTTATAATATGGATCGAATTTTTAGATCCTTTGATGATATCAAAGCTCATGACGGCAGGGCAAACTCCCTTCATTACAAATTAAGTATAGCCGTTACGCATTTGATAGATAAACTGGATTATAAAATACCTGGACTAAAAGACCATCTTGGTAACGACGTTGCTTTTGAAATACCTGAATTTAAGTTGTTATCATCTGATATTTTGGACAGTAGCGCCCACAGAATTTCAATTAATTATATCACCGGGATATTTACCTTATTTAAAGCGATGAACGAATATCTGCTACTTGCGCCGGGTGATCAGAGCAAAAAAAATGAGCCAGTTGAAACTTTCCTGATCAGCATCCAGCCTAATTTATCTATATTTCAGTATCAAGAGGTTTTATAAAAAGGATTTGCTGTAAAACCAATATAATGGCAAATTTATTGGCAGCAATGAAAATTTAAGCAGATATTTTCTGTGTTTTTATCGCAAAAATCATTTCGCAAGTTGATTTTGAAAGTAAAAACCCCACAAAATATAAAACTTCAAAAAAATACAACCTATTTTTTGTTATTTTAAAAAACAATTTGTAATATTGTTAAACAATAAGAAGCCGACATGCGTACTACGAATACACAAGTCGGCCTAAAAATTTGGTTGCCGGGTTTCTTTACTTAAGAAACTAAAGTTTTACAATATAGCCACCTTCATCAATGGCATATTGAGCATTACTTGTATTGGTATCGACAACTACTTTATTGTGCTTTTTCTTTGGAGTTAATAGTGGTACAATAAATAAACCCACTACCATCACAATTTCAATAACGGTTAACATAACAAAAAATTAATTGAATATTTATAACTCGCAAAGTTACGGGTAAAAATTATATTTTATAAAATATAATTTTTACTTCCTGGCAGCATTGCTAAATCCGGATTTACGCTATTCAAAAAGCGGTCCAAAATGATGGCTAAGCTCACTCATTATTGCGTGTAAGCTATATAGGGTAACAAAATTTTCTTTTACGAACCGGGACACCCAACGAAAGCTTTTCAATTTGAAAGGCTTTTATCATTTTGATAGCAAATAAATTGATCGATTGGCTTTTTGCGGCTCAAAATGATTCAACATTAAGCTGCTGAATTTTGTAAATCATCAGGCCAATTTCTAATCTCTATAAAGAAAAGACTTTTATCTACTGATAATTAATTTATAACAACTCCGTAGCTAAGTTTGCCAGTTCACTCCGTTCGCCCTTTTGCAAGGTGATATGCGCATAAAGCGGATGGTTTTTTGCTTTATCAATGAGGTATGATAACCCGTTGCTTTCCGCATCTAAATAAGGTGTATCAATTTGATATATATCCCCGGTAAAAACAAATTTACTGTGTTCTCCAGCTCTGCTGATAATGGTTTTAATTTCGTGCGGAGTTAAATTTTGAGCTTCATCAACAATAAAAAATATCTTAGTTAAGGTACGGCCCCGGATAAATGCCAGGGGCGCTATGGCAATTTTCTCGTTAGTAACCATTTCATCAATCTTTAGCTTTACTTTATCGTCGTCGCTAAACTGATCTTTGATAAACTTTAAATTGTCCCATATCGGTGCCATATAAGGATCAATCTTCGACTTAATATCACCGGGTAAAAATCCAATGTCCTTATTGCTTAAAGGCACAATGGGGCGCGTTACGTATATCTGCCTAAAATCTTTCCGTTGCTCCAGCGCGCTGGCCAGCGCCAGTAATGTTTTGCCCGTACCGGCATTACCCTGTATACTTACCAACTTGATATTGGGATTAAGTAAGGCATGAATAGCAAATGATTGCTCCACATTTTTGGGGCTGATATTGAAAACCGGTTGCTCAACAACCTCTTCCAGCTGTTTGCTTTGGCCGTTATAAAACGCAGGTATCGATCTTTTTTTTCCGTGTAGTATGTAAAAGTGATTGTTCTGCAGGCTCCCCAATTCAAGGTCGTCCGGGTTTAAAATTCCATTTTTTGCAAATGTGGTGAGTACCTTATCCGGAACCTTGTTTACGATAGCCTTGCCGGTGTACAATTGCTCCAGGTTCTTGATTTTGCCGGTTTCATAATCTTCAGCGTGCAAGTCGAGAGATTTTGCTTTCAACCGCAGGCAAATATCTTTTGAAACTAAAATTACCCGCTTATCTGGGTTTTCATGTTGTAAACCAAGGGCTGCATTCAGGATGCGATGATCCACCTTGCCATCGCCAAAAATCTCTTCCGCGTCGGTATCGGTCTTCTTATCAACCACAATTTTAAATTGTCCTTTGTTGATACCATGAAGTGGCAACCAATGGCTGATCAGGTTGTTCTGCGAAAGATCGTCCATCATCCGGATAAAGCTTCGAGCTTCAAAGTTGCGGGTGTCATTCCCATTTTTCATATTATCCAGCTCTTCCAAAACCTGGATCGGGATCGCTACGTCGTTTTCCTGAAAATTTTGAAATGCATTATGATCATACAAGATAACGGACGTATCAAGAACAAAAATTTTTTTCTTGCCGCCAGCCCTGGTTTTACCCTCTTTACTCATGAGGCTAAAAATAGATAATTTACATTCGATAAAAGAAATAGAATTTTACAATTGTGCAAAAGAATATTTTTAATATCGATGAAACTGTACAGCGTGACTAAAAAATGCTTTCCTAACCGATAAGTAAGAATAATATAGAGGCAATCGGAGCGTCTTTACGATGTATTAGATATTAAGGGATTTGAATTAACTTTTTGAGAGAGTATCCCCTCATAAAATTAAAACGGAAGGCATCTTCTTTCGATTTGCTCTTCCGTTTCAAACTTACTGGTTTGCCGTAGCTTTCCAGAAGCATCAAGTTTTGTGTATCACGACCATGATCCGTCTCTCCATCGCTTTTTCAAGCGTTGTCCCTCCGCAATCTTTTACTTCACCAATTGCTTCTCCCCATAGGGTTATTCAACAGTTTGTAATACCTTTTGTCGACACCTTACCTATTTCTAAAAATCCTTTTTTCGTGATTTTTATTTTTCAGTTTGGCCGAAGCTTCCCTTGATCTTTAGTTCGTCCTGAAACTCCCCCGGTTCAATTTCTAATCTTCTGTCAAGGCTGTCAATGTACGTCGTTCTTGATGAGTCTAAGTTAGTATATGTATTAACATTTGTCAAGTAAAAAGTCGTGTATTTTACAAACACGTTATTAACCTTAATAGGCTGGTTATGAACATATAAATAGTGTTTGTATATCAATAAAAAAGCACATTTCAGCAAGTTGCTGGTGGTTATCCACATTAAGCTTATCCACATCATTTCCAGAGAGATACACCAAATTAGCTATAATGGTGCTGTATTACCTCCAAGGTTGAAATAAAGAATAAAATTTAAAATTTTTCGGTGAGGTTTTTCCAGTAGCGTTTAGGCACATGCCGCAAATGCAGCTTGTTATTTTTTCGTTCGGTTATGTTTACACTTTTAAAATAATCCTTCCACAATACCTGGTATATCGCTTCATCGCTTTCGTACTGACATACAATATTGCTTCCCACGGCCTGCTCCGAAAAATCTAAAGTAATATATTCAACCTGGTGTAAATCGTAATACAAACCAAAGCCGCGGCGGGTATCATAGATAAGCCATTTTTGGTCGGCATATCGTTTTCTAAAATGCCTCAATATCAAAGGCAATACGTTAAAGTCGGGATCTATGGTGGCATAAAAAGTTTCGTCCTTCAGTTTTTGAAAGCGGACAAAGGCCTCCATCCGGTGTTTTTCGCGCCGCACCATCCGCACAATTTCCGAAATGCGCAGCACATATTTGTTACTATAATCATCCTCAACAGGTCGCTCGCTATCAAACACATACCTTATGTAACCTATAATAGGGTTATCTGAGTCGTTAATTTCTGACAGGTAAGCTACGTACAAGCGTTGCACGCCTGCGGATCCTATTTTTTTTATCAACCCTGCCAATACACGCTTTGCCCGGCTTTCATCGGTTGGTATATTAAGTTCGTAGGTAAACATGGCAGCACTATGGCTTCCTTGCTTTAACAGTTTTACCATTTCAAGCTTCCGTGCATAAATTTCGAATATGGCGGTTAAAATCCCTTCGAACGATCCATCGTGAAAAAGTGTTGTCATGATTGATTTTAAAACATACTCAATTGCGAAGGTTGTGTTTTAAGATATTTACTTTGCGACTCGGCCAATATAAATTGTTTGATCTTGGTTCCGGTAAGATCTCGGCGCTCAAATTCGTTACTACCGCAGGTGATAAAATACCGGGCACGGTTAAGGGCTACGCCCATCTTTTTTAAATTATCCCAATTTAACTTATTAAACTTTCGGGCGCTTACAATTTTATGTGCAGACTGAACGCCGATACCGGGTATACGCAAAATTAACTGCAGGTCGGCATGGTTAATATCTAAAGGAAATACCTGCATGTTGCGGATGGCCCAGCCCAATTTGGGATCAATATCCAAATCAAGATGCGGCACATGGGCATTCACAATTTCATCCACCTTAAAACCATAAAAACGCATTAACCAATCGGCTTGGTACAGCCGGTTTTCCCTAACCATAGGTACTGCGGTATTGAGGCCCGGCAGGCGCTTATCATCACTGATGGGCACATAGCCCGAATAATAAACGCGTTTTAAATTAAAGCTTTTGTAAAAATGGTTAGCAGTAAATAAAATATGGTGGTCGTTTTCTGGTGTGGCCCCAATTACCATTTGGGTACTCTGGCCTGCCGGTGCAAACAGCGGCGCCTTTTTAAACAGCTTTTTTTCCTCTTTTCGTAATATCAATTCGTGCTTTAAAAAGTCCATCGGCTTAATCATGTCCTGGCGGTTTTTATCAGGAGCTAAAAGCTTTAAACCTTCTTCGGTTGGCATTTCCAAGTTAATGCTTAGCCGGTCGGCATAAAGGCCAGCTTCGCGCATCAGTTCATCACTCGCCCCGGGTATTGATTTCAGGTGGATATAACCGTTAAAGTTGTGCTCGGTACGAAGCTTTTTAGCAATACGCACCAAACGCTCCATGGTATAATCGGCATCTTTAAAAATGCCCGAGCTTAAAAATAAACCCTCGATATAGTTACGGCGATAGAAATTGATGGTGAGGTCTACCACTTCCTGCACGGTAAAAGCGGCGCGCTTGATATCGTTGCTTTTGCGCGAAATACAGTAGGCACAATCGAAAATACAGTGATTGGTTAACAGAATTTTGAGTAAGGAAACGCAGCGCCCATCCTCGGTATAGGTATGGCAAATACCGTTGCTGGCGTTCCCCAGCCCTTTATTTTCGTTTTTGCGTTTACTGCCGCTTGAAGCGCACGACACATCGTACTTAGCAGCATCGGCCAATATTTGCAACTTCTCCTGTATCCTTTCCCAGTTTGCCATGCTTCAAAATTACTAATTTTTTTAGTAATTTATAATTGATTGCAGTAAAACTTTTTGCAGTATTTTTACTTTATAGGCTAAAGAATAACTATTACCATGGAAAAATTATATACCGCTGTAGTTACAGCAAAAGGCGGCCGCGACGGCCATATCAAATCATCAGACGGTGTTATCGATCTGGAATTAAAAGCTCCGAAAGCGATGGGTGGCGAAGATGGATATGCCAATCCTGAATTATTATTTGCCGGTGCCTGGGGAAGCTGCTATCTGGGCGCTTTAGGCTCGGTGGGCAAACGCGATAACGTTGATGTAAAAGAAGCTACGGTTGATGTACATATCTCTTTTAACAAGGAGAGCGAAGCATCCTACAACTTATCTGCGGAACTGCACGTGCATATCCCGGGATTAGACCTGGAAAAAGCTCAAAAACTGGCAGATGCCGCACATAAGGGTTGCCCTTACTCCAAAGCTACCAGGGGCAACATCGACGTGAAAATTATTGCTGAATAGTACTATCAGCATAAAGAATACTCATCATACCATCAAAGCGGATAAGAGATTATTCGCTTTTTATTTGCCCTGAATTATAGTAATTTTTATAAAATACGAAGTATCCTATGGCCATATTCACCACTATTAAAGGCCAGATCAGCCTGAACATCACCACCCAAAAAAGAAGGATAAATAGCCCGAGCACCCATGTAAGGTATTTTTCCATATCCAGGCCTAATTTGTAAAGCAGGCTGTGAAAAAGGATGGTTAAACTGAGGCCGAAAGCCAATAGCCCCATAGCCATCACTGGCGAAAAACGAACAAACAACCAGATGGCTTCGGGCAGCAAGAGCGCCAGGTAAACACCTAAAAAGGATAAAAAAAGTTTCAGTCGCGAGTAAGGCAAATTTCGCGAGAATACCAAAAATGTTTCTTCAAATTGCCTCTCCTCAAATATCACTACCGAGTGCGATACGGCGATTGCCAGCAGGGCTATACCTGCAACGCGCAAATCGTGGCTTACATCGGCAAACATCAGGAATACACCAGTAATAATGAGGTACGACAGTACTTTAGTGATCAGGTACTTTAATTTCAGTTTATCCAAAACATGGAAGATATACAAACTGAAATAAGGTTTCTTCCAGTTTTTTGTAAACTTGATGATCACCGATTGGGTGCTGCCGTCAATTAACTGGTTAATTAAACGCATATAAAACCATGCGCTGAGGGCTGTAAGGAAGGCGAGGTAAGCCAAGATAACCGTTGCTTGTAAAAAAAAATGGTGTTTAACCGCTACGCCCAAACTTATCCCTGCATAAACCAGCACCGGCAAACCAATATAGGCCTGCAGAATAAACCAACTGCTAAACTGTTTGCTTTTGGTATACGATGAGCTGCTGTAAAATAAAAATTGCTGTTGCAATGCAAATGCCTGCCCTGCCACATAATGCCAGCATTTAAAAGTATAAACAAGCCATACGGCAAAAACAATAACCATCATTAACGGACTGCTGATAAAAGCCAGCATGAGCGTTAAATGGTAGCCCAGCAATTGTGAAGGCTCAACCATGCCGAACATCACAAATAAAAGAAAGAAAAATATACCGGCATGTGTACGGTAGAAACCGCTGGCAAATACTTTGAGCAGAATATTAGATAAAGGTGATAACATCAGGCTACAACGTTCAGGGTTTGATTTTCAACCAAAAGCTCTTTGGCTTCAGGCAATTCCAAAGGATCGAGCGCCTGATGCGATGTTAGCAAAAATGTAGTACCTGCTTTTCTGTAACCATCGGCCATCCAGCTATATAATATCTTGAGGGCAGCGGTATCAATGGTGATCAACGGTTCGTCTAACAAAATCAATTTGGGTTTTCCTAAAAAGGCCAACACCAGCGACAGCTTTTTTAACATACCGCTGGAGTAAGTGCCTATCGGCCTGTCCATATAAGTTTGAATGCCCATACTTTCGATGTATTCCCGCTCCTGCCCCGGCGACGCGTCTTTGGCATCGGCAAATAGCCTGATCATCTCGCCGCCGGTTAAAAACTCCGGAAAAAGCGGCTCCGCTTCTGCAAAGTTAACCAGCTTACGAAAGGCTACCGGTTGTTTTTTGATACTGATGTCGCCATTTAATAAAATATCACCATTAAAGGCCAATATACCGGCAATTGATTTAAGCAAAGTGCTCTTACCCGATCCGTTTACGCCCTTGATCCAATAAATACCATCTTTTATTTCAAGATCCGGAACCTGCAGCGCCGGATAGTTGCCGTAAGATTTTTTGAAGTTTACAAATTGAAGCATTAAAAAATTACTTTATAGATGGCTATCTGTTTTATAATTAACGGCGAACAGCACCCTCTATTAACGCGCTGTAAAAATCTTTTATATCCATACCTGCGGCCCTTACCTGCTGCGGTATCAGGCTATTCACGGTTTGGCCCGGTGTGGTATTGATCTCGATAAAGTAAAAATCCTGCGATTCTTCCTGTAAAATAAAATCGAGGCGGGTCATGCCGTGGCAGTTCAGCCTCAGGTAAACCTCGCTCACTATGCGGGCTATAGTTTTAA
Proteins encoded in this window:
- a CDS encoding glycoside hydrolase family 95 protein translates to MMPIKYKLIMAFAVLSFSSFAQNSSKLWYSHPAKVWTEALPLGNGRLGAMIFGRVDQELIQLNEGTLWSGGPVKHNVNPDAYSYLLQTREALLKEENYVKAAALARKMQGVYSESFEPLGDVMISQKFKEASPSAYYRDLDISDAVSTTRFTIDGTQFTRQMFISAPDQVIVIRLKASKPGQLNFKVSTKSQLKFGNSVINGSQIAMLGHAPLHADPSYVNYNKTPVIYQDSTGKQGMRYALLLKAVGNGTITTDTSGLSVKNGSDIILFLSAATSFNGFDKSPDKDGQDEVRIATQYLNTALKKDWQSLFDAHLADYHRYYNRVTFNLAAPKDNTNALLPTDERLIGYTRGTKDPALETLYYNYGRYLLISCSRPGGAAANLQGIWNNIVRPPWSSNFTTNINTQMNYWPSEMTNLSELNEPLFEQIKHLAVTGKATAKEFYHAEGWAVHHNSDIWALSNPVGDKRGDPKWANWSMGSPWLSQHLWTHYQFTGDKLFLKDTAYPLMKGAAQFCLSWLVENKDGLLVTAPSVSPENDFIDDRGHEGSVSIATTMDMSIIWDLFTNVIEACNVLNTDRDFRDLIIAKRAKLFPLHIGKKGNLQEWYKDWEDVDPHHRHVSHLFGLHPGREISPLTTPDFAEAAKKTLELRGDEGTGWSLAWKINFWARLLDGNHAYGLIRDLLRAAGAKIDPSASGKPGNGSGAYPNLFDAHPPFQIDGNFGGVAGMTELLLQSQMSEIDLLPALPDEWASGSILGLKARGNFEVAIIWKDHRLVSSTIKSVVGGECKIRTLVPVKVSGLTIKSQKSTIGYLTSFPSVKGKTYQILPI
- a CDS encoding putative DNA modification/repair radical SAM protein, producing MANWERIQEKLQILADAAKYDVSCASSGSKRKNENKGLGNASNGICHTYTEDGRCVSLLKILLTNHCIFDCAYCISRKSNDIKRAAFTVQEVVDLTINFYRRNYIEGLFLSSGIFKDADYTMERLVRIAKKLRTEHNFNGYIHLKSIPGASDELMREAGLYADRLSINLEMPTEEGLKLLAPDKNRQDMIKPMDFLKHELILRKEEKKLFKKAPLFAPAGQSTQMVIGATPENDHHILFTANHFYKSFNLKRVYYSGYVPISDDKRLPGLNTAVPMVRENRLYQADWLMRFYGFKVDEIVNAHVPHLDLDIDPKLGWAIRNMQVFPLDINHADLQLILRIPGIGVQSAHKIVSARKFNKLNWDNLKKMGVALNRARYFITCGSNEFERRDLTGTKIKQFILAESQSKYLKTQPSQLSMF
- a CDS encoding ABC transporter ATP-binding protein; translated protein: MLQFVNFKKSYGNYPALQVPDLEIKDGIYWIKGVNGSGKSTLLKSIAGILAFNGDILLNGDISIKKQPVAFRKLVNFAEAEPLFPEFLTGGEMIRLFADAKDASPGQEREYIESMGIQTYMDRPIGTYSSGMLKKLSLVLAFLGKPKLILLDEPLITIDTAALKILYSWMADGYRKAGTTFLLTSHQALDPLELPEAKELLVENQTLNVVA
- a CDS encoding TIGR03915 family putative DNA repair protein gives rise to the protein MTTLFHDGSFEGILTAIFEIYARKLEMVKLLKQGSHSAAMFTYELNIPTDESRAKRVLAGLIKKIGSAGVQRLYVAYLSEINDSDNPIIGYIRYVFDSERPVEDDYSNKYVLRISEIVRMVRREKHRMEAFVRFQKLKDETFYATIDPDFNVLPLILRHFRKRYADQKWLIYDTRRGFGLYYDLHQVEYITLDFSEQAVGSNIVCQYESDEAIYQVLWKDYFKSVNITERKNNKLHLRHVPKRYWKNLTEKF
- a CDS encoding intradiol ring-cleavage dioxygenase gives rise to the protein MERKSFLKTFAIAAATGPMVLEACKKNSGSDDTTTTSTVNSDETPTETEGPYPYVGGEVNNPLQRADVTDGQTGVALNLILTVINVNSSKAVVPNVRVDMWQCNKDGYYSGYANQPGILGTQSYVGKTWLRGYQLSDTNGQVKFTTIYPGWYAGRATHIHLEIFINGVLKKTAQMAFPETVSDVVYVSSLYSAHGINTTRNASDSVFGDSASDLAKETLSLSGSISAGYTGIYTIGLAL
- a CDS encoding organic hydroperoxide resistance protein — encoded protein: MEKLYTAVVTAKGGRDGHIKSSDGVIDLELKAPKAMGGEDGYANPELLFAGAWGSCYLGALGSVGKRDNVDVKEATVDVHISFNKESEASYNLSAELHVHIPGLDLEKAQKLADAAHKGCPYSKATRGNIDVKIIAE
- a CDS encoding PhoH family protein encodes the protein MSKEGKTRAGGKKKIFVLDTSVILYDHNAFQNFQENDVAIPIQVLEELDNMKNGNDTRNFEARSFIRMMDDLSQNNLISHWLPLHGINKGQFKIVVDKKTDTDAEEIFGDGKVDHRILNAALGLQHENPDKRVILVSKDICLRLKAKSLDLHAEDYETGKIKNLEQLYTGKAIVNKVPDKVLTTFAKNGILNPDDLELGSLQNNHFYILHGKKRSIPAFYNGQSKQLEEVVEQPVFNISPKNVEQSFAIHALLNPNIKLVSIQGNAGTGKTLLALASALEQRKDFRQIYVTRPIVPLSNKDIGFLPGDIKSKIDPYMAPIWDNLKFIKDQFSDDDKVKLKIDEMVTNEKIAIAPLAFIRGRTLTKIFFIVDEAQNLTPHEIKTIISRAGEHSKFVFTGDIYQIDTPYLDAESNGLSYLIDKAKNHPLYAHITLQKGERSELANLATELL